The Bacillota bacterium genome contains a region encoding:
- the fliG gene encoding flagellar motor switch protein FliG, which yields MTTKPGLKKAAIFLISLGSDLSARVLKHDFFDEEIEEISFMVNQMERVPPEVRDTVLDEFAQLYEARQYLIQGGPKYCREMLDKAVGRERAEVIFKRLTATQKTIPFYSLRKTDPKHMLNFIRDEHPQTIAMILSYLEPSQSSIILGALPPEERSEVARRIATMERASPEVVQDVERVLERKLSIVMTEEVMDVGGVQALVRMLNMADRSTEKSILEELERDDPRLAEEIRQQMFVFEDIVKLDDVSTQRILREVNNKDLALALRGANDEVRQKIYKNQSQRASQMLREEIEYMGPVRLKEVEEAQQRIVKVIRALEETGEVVVSRGGEDALVV from the coding sequence GTGACGACCAAACCGGGACTGAAAAAAGCGGCCATCTTCCTGATCTCGCTCGGGTCGGACCTGTCGGCGCGGGTTTTAAAGCACGACTTCTTCGACGAAGAGATTGAAGAAATCTCCTTTATGGTCAACCAGATGGAGCGGGTGCCGCCCGAGGTCCGGGACACGGTCCTCGATGAATTCGCTCAGCTCTACGAGGCCCGGCAGTACCTGATCCAGGGCGGGCCGAAATATTGCCGGGAGATGCTGGATAAGGCGGTCGGCCGGGAACGGGCCGAAGTCATCTTCAAGAGGCTTACCGCCACCCAAAAGACCATTCCTTTCTACTCGCTGCGGAAAACCGACCCCAAACACATGTTGAATTTCATTCGGGACGAGCACCCGCAGACCATCGCCATGATCTTGTCCTACCTGGAGCCGTCCCAGTCCAGTATCATCCTGGGAGCCCTGCCGCCCGAGGAGCGCAGTGAGGTGGCCCGGCGGATTGCGACGATGGAGCGGGCCTCCCCCGAGGTGGTCCAAGACGTCGAGCGGGTCCTCGAGCGCAAGCTTTCCATTGTGATGACCGAAGAGGTGATGGACGTCGGCGGGGTGCAAGCACTGGTGCGCATGCTGAACATGGCCGACCGCTCGACCGAGAAATCGATTTTGGAGGAACTGGAGCGCGACGACCCCCGGCTGGCGGAAGAGATCCGCCAGCAGATGTTCGTCTTCGAGGACATCGTAAAACTGGACGACGTGTCCACGCAGCGGATTCTGCGGGAGGTCAACAACAAGGACCTGGCGCTGGCGCTCCGCGGGGCGAACGACGAAGTGCGGCAAAAGATCTACAAGAACCAGTCCCAGCGCGCTTCCCAGATGCTGCGGGAGGAAATCGAGTATATGGGTCCGGTGCGCCTGAAGGAAGTGGAAGAGGCCCAGCAGCGGATCGTGAAGGTAATCCGCGCCTTGGAGGAGACCGGAGAGGTGGTGGTCTCGCGTGGCGGCGAAGACGCCCTCGTTGTCTAG
- a CDS encoding flagellar basal body-associated FliL family protein gives MAAGREPNTAPNAAAPKKKKRSKFLLVVLVLLVAAAGAAAFNFFKPGGAETGQKAEKPAVTKTMDFGNLVVNLADPPGGRYFRMALTLEYVDPGTLEEELKEKEHRIRDGLVFLLRQKSSSDLRDREAPETIREEIRREINRHLEKGEIKEVYFTEFLVQ, from the coding sequence ATGGCTGCAGGCCGGGAACCGAACACGGCACCAAACGCCGCCGCCCCGAAAAAGAAGAAGAGGAGCAAGTTCCTGCTGGTGGTGCTGGTTTTGTTGGTGGCCGCCGCCGGGGCGGCCGCTTTCAACTTCTTTAAGCCCGGCGGGGCGGAGACGGGACAGAAGGCGGAAAAACCGGCGGTTACCAAGACGATGGATTTCGGCAACCTGGTGGTAAACTTGGCGGATCCGCCCGGCGGCCGGTACTTCCGGATGGCGCTCACGCTGGAGTACGTTGATCCCGGGACCCTGGAGGAGGAACTCAAGGAAAAGGAACACCGGATCCGGGACGGGTTGGTGTTCCTCTTGCGGCAGAAAAGCAGCTCCGACCTGAGGGATCGGGAGGCGCCGGAGACCATTCGGGAGGAAATCCGCCGCGAGATCAACCGGCATCTGGAGAAAGGCGAAATCAAGGAAGTCTATTTCACGGAGTTTCTGGTCCAGTAG
- a CDS encoding flagellar hook-length control protein FliK: protein MELTVTEIPGEGCPVAPPGRSGPGGGGGTPPAADFTACLRSARQRIPGAGKPPEEVPALGVVPASVTLAEAVSGNGGKTGGTFPAGAQTDPGTHLPGPAGKAQAPAGPENARALPVTGSIPLSGGAALAPRPAAAAWGASGGPGHSAAAGLPHVIQDFGPPASAPPGIAEPAADVFTRLDPGQGRGVPQAAVGFAEPEPQVLGGPGAEPAAREAQTPGQATAQNRPSGVPAGLDPAPGADRSASGAALLTDRDSRGHVQSAEVRAELVLERAAPVPVRPAHSWVSRAVDGPQSPPTDPARPDPLTWVPRAGEAASGRTPETVRPAVPVPEEGTAPFSAHQQLPGPSQARSAAAVSVAEVPRVPVQSATADVREAAGAPTGFERQVPAPKGGQVQGIPDGLPPGLRPAVLDPYPVARQLAEAVVHHVRQLQVQAGQAVRVSIALEPPELGRVTMKLTFSRQGLEALFYTPDRAVKAVIEQALPHLREALARQEINVGNAGVFLGHEEAHDQAPRFFRGPWLSPGTPGEVAGEQPSGAKQSESRSNGVNYLV, encoded by the coding sequence ATGGAGTTGACGGTGACTGAAATCCCCGGAGAAGGGTGTCCGGTAGCCCCGCCAGGCCGATCCGGACCCGGCGGCGGCGGCGGCACCCCGCCGGCGGCCGATTTCACGGCCTGCCTGCGGTCCGCGCGGCAGCGCATTCCGGGAGCCGGCAAGCCTCCGGAAGAAGTGCCGGCCTTGGGGGTTGTACCTGCCTCCGTGACCCTGGCGGAAGCCGTTTCCGGAAACGGCGGTAAAACGGGCGGCACTTTTCCGGCCGGTGCCCAAACCGACCCCGGTACCCACTTGCCCGGACCGGCAGGGAAAGCGCAAGCGCCGGCCGGCCCGGAGAATGCGCGGGCCCTACCGGTCACGGGCAGCATTCCCCTAAGTGGTGGTGCGGCGCTCGCTCCGAGGCCCGCGGCGGCCGCTTGGGGTGCGTCCGGCGGTCCCGGCCATAGCGCAGCGGCGGGCCTGCCGCACGTTATTCAGGATTTTGGACCACCGGCATCAGCCCCGCCCGGAATCGCGGAGCCTGCGGCAGACGTTTTCACCCGCCTCGATCCCGGTCAGGGAAGGGGCGTTCCGCAGGCGGCCGTTGGATTTGCCGAACCGGAACCGCAAGTTTTGGGCGGGCCCGGGGCTGAACCGGCGGCCCGGGAGGCGCAAACGCCTGGTCAAGCTACGGCCCAAAACCGCCCCAGCGGAGTTCCGGCCGGTTTGGATCCGGCACCCGGCGCGGACCGGTCCGCATCGGGCGCGGCACTCTTGACTGACCGGGATTCCCGGGGGCACGTGCAGTCCGCTGAAGTAAGAGCCGAGCTGGTGTTGGAAAGAGCCGCGCCGGTCCCAGTCCGGCCGGCCCACTCGTGGGTGTCCCGCGCGGTTGACGGCCCGCAATCACCTCCGACCGACCCGGCCCGGCCCGACCCACTGACGTGGGTGCCCCGCGCTGGAGAGGCGGCTTCCGGCCGGACGCCTGAGACGGTGCGTCCGGCGGTACCGGTACCGGAAGAGGGAACGGCGCCCTTTTCCGCCCACCAGCAGTTGCCCGGCCCGTCTCAGGCCCGTTCGGCGGCGGCCGTCTCCGTTGCGGAGGTGCCCCGCGTCCCGGTACAGTCCGCCACCGCCGACGTCCGGGAAGCCGCCGGAGCACCCACCGGTTTCGAACGGCAGGTTCCGGCGCCCAAAGGGGGTCAGGTACAGGGAATTCCGGATGGTCTACCGCCGGGGTTGCGCCCCGCGGTCCTTGACCCTTACCCGGTGGCGCGGCAGCTTGCCGAGGCGGTGGTGCACCACGTCCGGCAGTTGCAGGTCCAAGCCGGGCAGGCGGTCCGGGTGAGCATCGCGCTCGAACCCCCGGAACTCGGGCGGGTGACCATGAAGTTGACCTTCAGCCGTCAGGGGCTGGAGGCGCTGTTCTACACCCCGGACCGGGCAGTCAAGGCGGTGATTGAGCAGGCGCTGCCCCACTTGCGGGAGGCGCTCGCCCGCCAGGAGATCAATGTTGGGAACGCAGGCGTGTTCCTGGGCCACGAGGAGGCTCACGACCAAGCGCCGCGGTTCTTCCGCGGTCCATGGCTCTCACCGGGGACTCCGGGGGAGGTGGCCGGTGAGCAACCCAGCGGCGCCAAGCAGTCGGAATCGAGGTCAAACGGTGTGAATTACCTGGTTTAG
- the fliF gene encoding flagellar basal-body MS-ring/collar protein FliF: MESQVVVARMNERWQALSITHKVALVLLVLGSLLALYYLGQFVRQMNYATLFARLEPREAGAIVEQLDGMRIPYILSDGGTTIRVPRAHVDQARIHLATSGALGADGAGWELFDRTKLGITEFEQQINYQRALQEELRRTIVQLDEVEAARVHLVLPEKSVFATEKAPPTASVAVKLRPGADLNQSQVRGVVALISGSVEGLTPENVHLVDMRGRLLNPDGRQDPVSGLALTHQEIKRNYERELEMRLQNMLQRIVGPDRVVAMISADLDFSQQQSVSTVPYGEAQMVSEQTVREESEGTGAGGGVPGTDANLPPPAYPLAGGGTESQSYAREERTANYQVGTLQRTVSQPPGEVRRLSTSVVVDGELNAAQTEQIQDVITAALGFNPERGDQILVAPMAFDTTYQEQLEADLQKAEASAAERERQQLIYYAALAGGALLLLLILIITGVVVGRRLGRTPRPRLQPEVEELAPLSVASAEPVARLSDRQRGARELAKQKPEEVAQIIKVWLSEK, from the coding sequence ATGGAAAGTCAGGTCGTGGTGGCCAGGATGAACGAACGGTGGCAAGCCTTGAGCATCACCCACAAGGTTGCGCTCGTTCTGCTGGTCCTGGGGTCCTTGCTGGCTCTTTACTATCTGGGACAGTTTGTCCGGCAGATGAACTACGCTACTCTCTTCGCCCGGTTGGAACCCCGGGAGGCCGGGGCGATCGTGGAACAGCTCGACGGGATGCGTATCCCCTACATCCTGAGCGACGGGGGTACCACCATCCGGGTTCCCCGCGCCCACGTGGACCAGGCCCGGATTCACCTGGCGACCTCCGGGGCCCTCGGGGCGGACGGCGCCGGCTGGGAACTCTTCGACCGCACCAAACTGGGCATCACCGAATTCGAACAGCAAATCAACTACCAACGGGCCCTCCAGGAGGAGCTGCGCCGTACCATCGTCCAGTTGGACGAGGTGGAAGCGGCCCGGGTGCACCTGGTGTTGCCTGAAAAGAGTGTGTTCGCCACCGAGAAAGCCCCCCCGACGGCGTCCGTGGCCGTAAAGCTCCGTCCCGGCGCGGACCTGAACCAGAGCCAGGTCCGGGGGGTGGTGGCGTTGATCTCCGGCAGCGTGGAGGGGCTGACGCCGGAAAACGTGCACCTTGTCGACATGCGGGGCCGGCTTTTGAACCCGGACGGGCGTCAGGACCCGGTTTCGGGTCTGGCGCTCACCCACCAGGAAATCAAGCGCAACTACGAGCGCGAACTGGAAATGCGGCTCCAGAACATGCTCCAGCGGATCGTGGGCCCCGACCGGGTGGTGGCCATGATCTCCGCGGATTTGGACTTTTCCCAGCAGCAATCGGTGTCCACCGTGCCCTACGGGGAAGCGCAGATGGTGAGCGAGCAGACGGTGCGGGAAGAGAGCGAGGGTACCGGCGCCGGGGGCGGCGTGCCCGGAACCGACGCCAACCTGCCCCCCCCCGCCTACCCCTTGGCCGGTGGCGGGACAGAGAGCCAATCGTACGCACGCGAGGAGCGGACGGCGAATTACCAGGTGGGCACGCTGCAGCGGACGGTGTCCCAGCCGCCGGGAGAGGTTCGGCGCCTGTCCACCTCGGTGGTGGTGGACGGGGAGTTGAACGCCGCCCAAACCGAACAAATCCAGGACGTGATCACCGCCGCTTTGGGCTTCAACCCGGAACGGGGGGACCAGATCCTGGTGGCGCCGATGGCTTTTGACACCACCTACCAGGAACAGCTCGAAGCAGATTTGCAGAAGGCCGAGGCGTCGGCGGCGGAACGGGAGCGCCAACAGCTTATCTACTACGCGGCGCTGGCCGGGGGCGCGCTGCTCCTGCTTCTGATCCTGATTATCACCGGCGTGGTGGTAGGCCGGCGTCTCGGGCGGACTCCGCGCCCACGCCTGCAGCCTGAGGTGGAGGAACTCGCCCCCCTGTCGGTGGCGTCCGCGGAACCAGTGGCCCGATTAAGCGACAGGCAGCGGGGCGCCCGGGAGTTGGCCAAGCAAAAACCGGAAGAAGTGGCGCAGATCATCAAGGTTTGGCTGAGCGAGAAATAG
- a CDS encoding flagellar hook-basal body complex protein produces the protein MIRSLSAGVSGLRNHQIRMDVIANNIANVNATAFKMGRVNFQEVLSQNIRGNSASNIGVDSVNPAQIGLGMTVQSIDMLFGQGSPTTTNRVLDIMIDGNGFFRLGRWGGTSIIEYSYTRDGSFYVNNEGYLVNAAGLHVLGVGEASRLNPTDIANVNAGTYTVPAGPGERIRIFDPAAAPGGPLPNSLTTLRIDPNGLVYINGQMDRAALILVDNYSNPENLSRLGGNLYEVPLTGTPPVPYNQGWGVPGGTGGQGKLLSGALEMSNVDLSTEFANMITTQRGFQANARVITVSDEMLQELINLKR, from the coding sequence ATGATCAGATCGTTGAGTGCGGGCGTTTCGGGCCTGCGCAACCACCAGATCCGCATGGACGTCATCGCCAACAATATCGCCAACGTGAACGCCACGGCCTTCAAGATGGGCCGGGTGAACTTTCAGGAGGTCTTGAGCCAAAACATCCGCGGCAACTCAGCGTCCAACATCGGCGTGGACTCGGTCAACCCGGCCCAGATCGGCTTGGGGATGACGGTGCAGTCCATCGACATGCTGTTCGGCCAGGGTTCGCCCACCACCACCAACCGGGTGCTGGACATCATGATCGATGGCAATGGCTTTTTCCGCCTCGGAAGATGGGGCGGGACCAGCATCATCGAGTACAGCTACACCCGCGACGGCTCGTTCTATGTGAACAACGAGGGTTACCTGGTAAACGCGGCCGGGCTGCATGTGCTGGGTGTGGGTGAGGCGAGCCGGCTGAATCCAACTGACATTGCGAACGTGAATGCCGGAACTTATACTGTGCCCGCAGGTCCCGGGGAGCGGATCCGGATTTTTGACCCTGCGGCCGCTCCCGGAGGGCCATTGCCCAACAGCCTGACCACCCTGCGCATCGACCCGAACGGCTTGGTATATATCAACGGGCAAATGGACCGGGCCGCCCTGATCCTGGTTGACAACTACAGCAATCCGGAAAACCTCTCCCGCCTGGGGGGCAATCTGTACGAGGTGCCCCTGACCGGCACTCCCCCCGTTCCCTACAACCAGGGTTGGGGTGTGCCCGGCGGCACGGGCGGCCAGGGTAAATTGCTTTCCGGGGCCCTGGAGATGTCGAACGTGGACCTGTCCACCGAGTTCGCCAACATGATCACCACCCAGCGCGGCTTCCAGGCCAATGCGCGGGTAATCACCGTTTCGGACGAGATGCTGCAAGAGCTGATCAACCTGAAGCGATAA
- the fliN gene encoding flagellar motor switch protein FliN produces the protein MNEEEIRRFLSGLEQEPGPTVKKVQFPRFERAGKAGIPGSRFSLEYLDDVQVNVSAELGRMTLTVGEFLRLHEGSVVGLDRAAGETIDVMVNGVKVARGEVLVINDSFVVRVHSITQPQAPGAEKQP, from the coding sequence ATGAATGAGGAAGAAATCAGGCGGTTTTTGTCCGGCCTGGAGCAGGAACCGGGTCCCACCGTAAAAAAGGTGCAGTTCCCCCGGTTTGAGCGGGCCGGCAAGGCCGGGATCCCCGGGTCAAGGTTTTCCTTGGAGTACCTGGACGACGTTCAAGTGAACGTATCCGCGGAGCTGGGAAGAATGACCTTGACCGTCGGGGAATTCCTGCGGCTGCACGAGGGCTCGGTTGTCGGCTTGGACCGGGCGGCGGGCGAAACCATCGACGTGATGGTCAACGGTGTGAAGGTGGCCCGGGGCGAGGTGCTGGTCATCAACGACTCCTTCGTGGTCCGGGTGCATTCCATTACCCAACCGCAGGCGCCCGGCGCGGAGAAACAGCCGTGA
- a CDS encoding FliH/SctL family protein has product MAAKTPSLSSPGGAAGRVLKSAAVGDQQPFQLMLKGTGGGSPDELMSGSEPEKVLQLARIEADEIKKRAYDEGWREGYQEGLEQARKEAVQVREAARGVLREAEALRRHTLEELAVEVRTLAVAIAEKLVAGQLELGPETIAAVARETLDAVRERESVVLYVHPAHVGALLDAVPVLKTLLPEGASLRIIGDAGLERGGCLVETEQGLVDATTEVRWREVLKGLKVVPGTCLINYPENPSPSGRGSG; this is encoded by the coding sequence GTGGCGGCGAAGACGCCCTCGTTGTCTAGCCCGGGGGGTGCCGCCGGGCGGGTTCTTAAAAGCGCGGCCGTGGGAGACCAACAGCCGTTCCAGCTGATGCTGAAGGGAACGGGCGGTGGGTCGCCGGACGAGCTCATGAGCGGATCCGAGCCGGAGAAGGTGCTGCAACTGGCCCGGATTGAAGCGGACGAAATCAAGAAACGAGCCTACGACGAAGGGTGGCGGGAGGGCTACCAGGAAGGGCTGGAGCAGGCGCGGAAGGAGGCGGTCCAGGTCCGGGAGGCCGCCCGCGGCGTGTTGCGGGAGGCGGAGGCACTGCGGCGGCATACCCTTGAGGAACTCGCCGTGGAGGTCCGAACCCTGGCGGTGGCGATCGCCGAGAAACTGGTCGCCGGGCAGTTGGAACTCGGCCCGGAGACCATCGCCGCCGTGGCCCGGGAGACCCTGGACGCAGTCCGGGAGCGCGAAAGCGTGGTCTTATACGTTCATCCCGCCCACGTCGGCGCGCTGCTGGATGCGGTGCCGGTGCTCAAAACGCTCCTGCCCGAGGGGGCATCGCTCCGGATCATCGGCGACGCCGGCCTGGAGCGGGGCGGTTGCCTGGTGGAAACGGAGCAGGGTCTGGTGGACGCCACCACGGAAGTGCGCTGGCGCGAGGTGTTGAAAGGGTTGAAAGTGGTGCCGGGCACTTGTCTTATTAACTACCCTGAAAATCCCTCTCCCTCTGGGAGAGGGTCAGGGTGA
- a CDS encoding flagellar hook capping FlgD N-terminal domain-containing protein has protein sequence MPVQGVGSEYAPPAKTTAPRASGGLFDQETFLKLLVAQFKNPSPFSPPDTDKVMEQAVQFGMLERLVKVEEALREMSRAAYLAQAAEIVGREVVVLADNRRISGTVERVLLNEFGARVVLGAESYDIGQVVEVG, from the coding sequence GTGCCGGTACAGGGAGTAGGCAGCGAATACGCACCGCCCGCGAAAACGACGGCTCCCCGGGCATCGGGCGGTTTGTTCGACCAGGAAACTTTCCTGAAGCTCCTGGTGGCGCAGTTCAAAAACCCGAGCCCGTTCTCGCCGCCCGACACCGACAAGGTGATGGAGCAGGCGGTACAGTTCGGGATGCTTGAGCGCCTGGTCAAAGTGGAGGAGGCGCTTCGGGAAATGAGCCGGGCGGCGTATCTGGCCCAGGCCGCGGAGATCGTGGGCCGGGAAGTGGTTGTCCTGGCCGATAACCGGCGGATATCGGGAACGGTGGAACGGGTGCTCTTGAACGAGTTCGGCGCCCGGGTGGTGCTTGGAGCGGAGAGTTACGACATCGGCCAGGTTGTGGAGGTCGGATAG
- the fliJ gene encoding flagellar export protein FliJ: MSKFVFRLAPVLEVRTRKEELAQQDLAFAAMCRRACEDRLAETRRLLAQTLEQDAPAGFDLTTGLFLDCYREHLDRRGAEEVRALARRQEEVEEQRTRVVEARRDRAVLERLKEKQYAHFRAREAARETKELDDTGTRSFQYNQTKKKGGE; encoded by the coding sequence GTGTCTAAGTTTGTTTTCCGGCTCGCTCCGGTGCTGGAAGTCCGCACGCGGAAAGAAGAACTGGCCCAGCAGGATCTGGCTTTCGCCGCCATGTGCAGGCGGGCCTGCGAGGACCGGCTGGCCGAAACCCGGCGCCTGCTGGCCCAAACCCTGGAGCAGGACGCTCCAGCCGGCTTTGACCTGACCACGGGTCTTTTCCTGGACTGCTACCGCGAGCACTTGGACAGGCGTGGTGCGGAGGAGGTTCGGGCCTTGGCCCGGCGGCAAGAGGAGGTGGAAGAACAGCGCACCCGCGTGGTGGAAGCCAGGCGGGACCGGGCGGTCCTGGAGCGGCTCAAGGAAAAGCAGTACGCGCATTTCCGCGCCCGGGAGGCCGCCCGGGAGACCAAGGAACTGGATGACACGGGCACCCGGTCTTTCCAGTACAACCAGACAAAGAAGAAGGGAGGTGAATAG
- a CDS encoding flagellar biosynthetic protein FliO, whose amino-acid sequence MSEGTLAFLRLAVALPLVLLLCVVLLKYLVPRMLSGMAGARRMRVVEQLSLGPKTGMSLVRVGGRYYLLAYHEGAVTVVKEMDELPEVFQTETPDEGDGKGDSPPKGQRGQSPWRGKGDSPPGGSRGGDSPGTAAREPGTAAPAVGAQKGLSPLGWRALYGRFARFRAGRGR is encoded by the coding sequence GTGAGCGAAGGCACTCTGGCCTTCCTGAGGCTGGCGGTCGCCCTGCCGCTGGTACTTCTGCTGTGCGTGGTGCTCTTGAAGTACCTGGTGCCGCGAATGCTGTCCGGTATGGCCGGCGCGCGTCGGATGCGGGTGGTGGAGCAGTTGTCGCTCGGTCCGAAGACCGGGATGAGCCTGGTCCGGGTGGGGGGGCGATACTACCTGCTGGCCTACCACGAGGGTGCGGTGACGGTGGTGAAGGAGATGGACGAGCTGCCGGAGGTCTTTCAGACGGAAACACCGGACGAAGGGGACGGCAAAGGGGACAGTCCCCCTAAGGGGCAAAGGGGACAGTCCCCCTGGAGGGGCAAAGGGGACAGTCCCCCTGGCGGGTCCCGTGGCGGGGACAGTCCGGGCACCGCCGCCCGTGAGCCGGGCACCGCCGCCCCGGCGGTCGGGGCCCAAAAGGGACTGTCCCCCTTGGGATGGCGCGCGCTCTACGGGAGATTTGCCCGGTTCCGCGCGGGGCGCGGTCGATGA
- a CDS encoding TIGR02530 family flagellar biosynthesis protein, with protein sequence MVGKIGKVPAPSVPAPPSTAAYERFGVPRSGEPGFGELLQREIRQDELKFSAHAQRRLAERQISLGPHDLKKINQAAFLAEAKGSRRSLLIYGDLALVTSIANRTVVTAVNGEAAANSVFTDIDSAVIVK encoded by the coding sequence ATGGTCGGTAAGATCGGCAAAGTACCGGCGCCGTCCGTGCCCGCGCCACCGAGCACCGCCGCTTATGAGCGGTTCGGGGTGCCGAGAAGCGGCGAACCCGGCTTCGGCGAGTTGCTGCAGCGGGAAATCAGGCAGGATGAACTGAAGTTCTCCGCGCACGCCCAGCGGCGGCTGGCCGAGCGGCAGATCAGCCTTGGGCCGCACGACCTAAAAAAAATCAACCAGGCCGCTTTCCTGGCCGAGGCGAAGGGGTCCCGCCGGTCGCTGTTGATTTACGGTGATCTGGCCCTGGTGACCAGCATCGCCAACCGGACGGTGGTCACGGCCGTCAACGGTGAGGCGGCGGCGAACAGCGTGTTTACCGACATCGACAGCGCGGTGATCGTGAAGTAG
- a CDS encoding FliI/YscN family ATPase yields MDFEAWRARVKAVRPFRFLGRVTKVVGLTVEVEGLNTFIGEICAVYVPGETHPVQGEVVGFRGGTSLLMPLGELRGIRSGCRVEPLGRTLTVRVGVHLLGQVVNGLGQLLTNGGRHQKGDIGKGTSERGQSPWGPDAVEEYPVHNAPPDCLSRRRIDRPLETGVRAIDGFLTCGRGQRLGLFSGSGVGKSVLLGMLCRYCSADVNVVALVGERGREVKDFIERDLGPESLARSVIVVATSDQPALIRLRAAMVATAIAEYFRDQGKDVLFLMDSVTRFALAQREVGLAVGEPPTTRGYTPSVFALLPKLLERTGTSAAGSITGFYAVLVEGDDLQEPVADAVRSILDGHIVLDRELAAKNHYPAIDVLQSVSRLMPDIAGPEHQRHAAKLRRLLAAFKQAEDLVNIGAYVSGSNPLVDEALTKYGPITEFLQQDHGDFSGFAESLARLQYLAVEAGAGGV; encoded by the coding sequence CTGGACTTCGAGGCCTGGCGTGCGCGGGTGAAAGCGGTGCGGCCGTTCCGCTTTCTCGGCCGGGTGACCAAGGTGGTCGGCCTGACGGTGGAAGTGGAGGGCCTGAACACTTTCATCGGCGAGATCTGCGCGGTGTACGTCCCCGGGGAGACACACCCGGTCCAGGGGGAGGTGGTCGGTTTTCGGGGCGGAACCTCCCTGCTTATGCCGCTGGGGGAATTGCGCGGCATCAGGTCGGGCTGCCGGGTGGAGCCGCTCGGCCGGACGCTCACGGTCCGGGTGGGGGTGCATCTGCTTGGGCAAGTGGTGAACGGTCTCGGGCAGCTGCTGACGAACGGCGGCCGCCATCAGAAAGGGGACATCGGAAAGGGGACATCAGAAAGGGGACAGTCCCCCTGGGGGCCGGATGCGGTTGAAGAGTATCCAGTACACAACGCGCCGCCCGACTGCTTAAGCCGCCGGCGCATCGACCGCCCGCTGGAGACGGGCGTGCGGGCGATTGACGGTTTCCTGACCTGCGGGCGTGGTCAGCGCCTGGGGCTTTTCTCGGGGAGCGGCGTGGGCAAGAGCGTACTTTTGGGGATGCTCTGCCGGTACTGCAGCGCCGACGTTAACGTGGTGGCCCTGGTGGGCGAGCGGGGCCGTGAGGTCAAGGATTTCATCGAGCGCGACCTGGGGCCGGAGAGCCTGGCCCGCTCGGTAATCGTGGTGGCCACCTCCGACCAGCCGGCGCTCATCCGGCTGCGGGCGGCGATGGTGGCCACGGCGATTGCCGAGTACTTCCGGGACCAGGGCAAAGACGTTTTGTTCCTGATGGACTCGGTCACCCGATTTGCCCTGGCGCAGCGGGAGGTGGGCCTGGCGGTGGGAGAGCCGCCGACCACCCGGGGGTACACCCCCTCGGTGTTCGCCCTGCTCCCCAAGCTTCTGGAGCGTACCGGGACAAGCGCGGCGGGTTCGATCACCGGCTTTTACGCCGTGCTCGTGGAGGGAGACGATTTGCAGGAGCCGGTGGCGGATGCCGTGCGGAGCATCCTGGACGGCCACATAGTTTTGGACCGGGAGTTGGCGGCGAAGAACCATTACCCGGCCATCGACGTGCTGCAGAGCGTAAGCCGGCTGATGCCCGACATCGCGGGTCCGGAACACCAGCGTCACGCGGCGAAGCTCCGGCGTCTGCTGGCCGCCTTCAAACAGGCGGAAGACCTGGTGAACATCGGGGCGTACGTCTCCGGTTCAAACCCACTGGTGGACGAGGCCCTGACCAAATACGGGCCGATCACGGAGTTCTTGCAGCAGGACCATGGGGACTTCAGCGGTTTTGCCGAGTCCCTGGCCCGCCTGCAATACCTTGCGGTGGAGGCGGGTGCCGGTGGTGTCTAA